One region of Quercus lobata isolate SW786 chromosome 2, ValleyOak3.0 Primary Assembly, whole genome shotgun sequence genomic DNA includes:
- the LOC115965612 gene encoding protein RMD5 homolog: MAIGFGIESGGNVKISGCRDMVDEMKAYKCFKFFSICNVGKIVLVVFGCRLTANLKELTIANHFYQQGLFDLGDSILNEAGEPEAIAIRSQFFEMHQILKVMRIGNLEPTLKWAYINREKLKQNGSNIELKLHRLQFVEILHRGSLSDSLNYARAYLTPFATLHTEEIQKNKNF; this comes from the exons ATGGCGATCGGTTTCGGTATCGAATCTGGTGGGAACGTGAAAATTTCGGGTTGCAG GGACATGGTTGATGAGATGAAGGCATATAAGTGTTTTAAGTtcttttcaatttgtaatgtggGGAAGATTGTATTAGTGGTATTTGGTTGTAGGCTTACTGCTAACTTGAAGGAATTG ACTATTGCAAACCATTTTTACCAGCAAGGCTTGTTTGATCTTGGAGATAGCATATTAAACGAGGCTGGAGAACCAGAGGCAATTGCAATAAGATCTCAATTCTTTGAAATGCATCAGATACTTAAAGTTATGAGAATTGGGAATCTTGAGCCTACTCTGAAGTGGGCCTATATCAATCGTGAGAAGCTCAAACAGAATGGTTCAAATATTGAGCTTAAACTTCATAGGCTACAGTTTGTGGAGATTTTACACAGAGGAAGCCTATCTGATTCACTCAATTATGCCAGAGCTTACCTTACTCCCTTTGCTACCCTCCACACGGAGGAGatccagaaaaataaaaatttttag